From the Lepisosteus oculatus isolate fLepOcu1 chromosome 1, fLepOcu1.hap2, whole genome shotgun sequence genome, one window contains:
- the fmnl3 gene encoding formin-like protein 3 isoform X4, translating to MGNVESVDGQPEVKAHFVPHKVPMPDACELEERFALVLNSMNLPPDKARLLRQYDNEKKWDLICDQERFQVKNPPHTYIQKLRGFLDPGVTRKKFRRRVQESTKVLRELEISLRTNHIGWVREFLNDENKGLDVLVEYLSFAQCAVIYNTLSNSKTIKNSRLVSQKDDVHVCIMCLRAVMNYQYGFNLVMSHPHAVNEIALSLNNKNSRTKALVLELLAAVCLVRGGHEIILSAFDNFKEVCKEKHRFEKLMEYFRSEEGNIDFMVACMQFINIVVHSVEDMNFRVHLQYEFTKLGLDDFLEKSRHTESDKLSVQIQAYLDNVFDVGGLLEDAETKNVALEKVEELEEHLSHLNEKLLDVENENMTRVAELEKQLLHKDKELEAVKETYESTSSQVHTLRRMIKEKDEAFQRHFNIEKRLQELEQQGSIRVRKQPDGDIAIEPLGAQSEGPGAPGGPGGPGGLGPGDGSPPAAPEPPPPPPPPPPPPLPPAPGECVMIPPPPPLAPPLPGASPSVILSFGLSAIRIKKPIKTKFRLPVFNWTALKPNQINGTVFNEIDDERVLEELDLDQFEELFKTKAQGPLVDLSCTKNKVSQKALNKVTLLDANRSKNLAITLRKAGKTTEEICRAIQTFDLKALPVDFVECLMRCLPTEAEVKVLRQYERERRPLDQLAEEDRFMLLFSKIERLTQRMSIITFVGNFQDNLSMLTPQLNAIIAASASMKSSPKLKRMLEIILALGNYMNSSKRGAVYGFKLQSLDLLLDTKSTDRKMTLLHYIALIVKEKYPELSTFGSELHFIDKAAAVSLENVLLDVREQGRGMDLVRRECSLHDHAVLKAFVSSSEAQLEKLQRDAKTAEEAFNIVVQYFGENAKTTPPSAFFPVFVRFVRAYKEAEQDNELRKKQEAAMREKLLAQEAKQQDQKTQAQKTKRQQQQDLIAELRRRQAKDHRPVYEGKDGTLEDIITVLKSVPFTARTAKRGSRFFCDANLYDESNC from the exons AACTCCATGAACTTGCCCCCCGATAAAGCTCGGCTCCTGCGGCAGTACGACAACGAGAAGAAGTGGGACCTGATCTGTGACCAG GAGAGGTTCCAGGTGAAGAATCCCCCCCACACCTACATCCAGAAGCTCCGGGGGTTCTTGGATCCAGGAGTGACGCGGAAG AAATTCCGCCGACGAGTGCAGGAGTCCACCAAGGTGCTGAGGGAGCTGGAGATCTCTCTGAGGACCAATCACATCGG GTGGGTGCGGGAGTTCCTCAACGATGAGAACAAGGGCCTGGACGTGCTGGTGGAGTACCTGTCCTTCGCCCAGTGTGCCGTCAT CTATAACACACTGTCCAACAGCAAGACCATCAAGAACTCCCGGCTGGTCAGCCAGAAGGACGACGTACACGTCTGCATCATGTGCCTGCGAGCGGTCATGAACTATCAG taCGGGTTTAACCTGGTCATGTCACACCCACACGCTGTCAATGAGATTGCCCTCAGCTTGAACAACAAGAACTCCAG AACGAAGGCGCTGGTCTTGGAGCTCCTTGCTGCTGTCTGCCTGGTGAGGGGAGGCCACGAGATCATCCTGTCGGCGTTCGACAACTTCAAAGAG GTGTGTAAGGAGAAGCATCGCTTCGAGAAGCTGATGGAGTATTTCCGCAGTGAGGAAGGCAACATCGACTTCATG GTGGCCTGCATGCAGTTCATCAACATTGTGGTCCACTCGGTGGAGGACATGAACTTCAGGGTCCACCTGCAGTACGAGTTCACCAAGCTGGGCCTGGACGACTTCCTGGAG AAATCGAGGCACACGGAGAGCGACAAGCTGTCCGTGCAGATCCAGGCCTACCTGGACAACGTGTTTGATGTGGGAGGCCTCCTGGAAGATGCGGAGACCAAGAATGTGGCGCTGgagaaggtggaggagctggaggagcaCCTGTCTCAT CTGAACGAGAAGCTGCTGGACGTGGAGAATGAGAACATGACCAGGGTGGCCGAGCTGGAGAAGCAGCTGCTGCACAAGGACAAGGAGCTGGAGGCTGTCAAG GAGACCTACGAGTCGACCAGCTCCCAGGTGCACACGCTGCGGCGCATGATCAAGGAGAAGGACGAGGCCTTCCAGCGGCACTTCAACATCGAGAAGCGGCTGCAGGAGCTGGAGCAGCAGGGCAGCATCCGCGTGCGCAAGCAGCCCGACGGGGACATCGCCATCGAACCCCTGGGGGCGCAGTCGGAGGGGCCGGGGGCTCCGGGGGGTCCGGGGGGTCCGGGGGGTCTGGGACCCGGGGACGGCAGCCCTCCCGCAGCCCCTGAacccccacctccacccccGCCCCCGCCACCCCCACCTCTGCCACCTGCACCAG GGGAGTGTGTTATGATCCCGCCCCCTCCTCCGCTGGCCCCGCCTCTCCCAGGAGCCTCGCCTTCCGTCATCCTCAGTTTCGGCCTATCAG CCATCAGGATAAAGAAGCCCATCAAGACCAAGTTCCGCCTGCCTGTCTTCAACTGGACCGCACTGAAGCCCAACCAGATCAACGGCACCGTGTTCAACGAGATCGATGACGAGCGTGTGCTTGAG GAGCTGGACCTGGACCAGTTTGAGGAGCTGTTCAAGACCAAGGCACAAGGCCCCCTGGTGGACCTCTCCTGCACCAAGAACAAGGTGTCCCAGAAGGCCCTCAACAAGGTCACCCTGCTGGATGCCAACCGCTCCAAGAACCTGGCCATCACACTACGCAAGGCGGGGAAGACCACCGAGGAGATCTGCCGAGCCATCCAAAC GTTCGACCTGAAGGCCCTGCCGGTGGACTTCGTGGAGTGCCTGATGCGCTGCCTGCCCACGGAGGCGGAGGTGAAGGTGCTGCGGCAGTACGAGCGCGAGCGGCGGCCGCTGGACCAGCTGGCCGAGGAGGACCGCTTCATGCTGCTCTTCAGCAAGATCGAGAGGCTCACCCAGAGGATGAGCATCATCACCTTCGTGGGCAACTTCCAGGACAACCTGTCCATGCTGACCCCG CAACTGAATGCCATCATCGCTGCGTCTGCGTCCATGAAGTCATCGCCCAAGCTGAAGAGGATGCTGGAG ATTATCCTGGCCTTGGGGAACTACATGAACAGCAGCAAGAGAGGGGCTGTCTACGGGTTTAAACTTCAAAGCCTGGATCTG CTCTTGGACACTAAATCCACCGACCGGAAGATGACCCTGCTGCACTACATCGCCCTGATTGTGAAGGAGAAGTACCCCGAGCTGTCCACCTTCGGGAGCGAGCTGCACTTCATCGACAAGGCTGCCGCAG TGTCCCTGGAGAACGTGCTGCTGGATGTGCGGGAGCAGGGCCGCGGGATGGACCTGGTGCGCCGGGAGTGCAGCCTGCACGACCACGCGGTGCTCAAGGCCTTCGTCAGCAGCAGCGAGGCCCAGCTGGAaaagctgcagagagacgcCAAGACCGCGGAG GAGGCCTTTAACATCGTGGTGCAGTATTTCGGGGAGAACGCCAAGACCACCCCTCCGTCGGCCTTCTTCCCCGTGTTCGTGCGCTTCGTCAGGGCCTACAAG GAGGCGGAGCAGGACAACGAGCTGAGGAAGAAGCAGGAGGCGGCCATGCGGGAGAAGCTCCTGGCCCAGGAAGCCAAACAGCAGGACCAGAAG ACACAGGCGCAGAAGACCAAGCGCCAGCAGCAACAGGACCTGATCGCGGAGCTGAGGCGACGGCAGGCCAAGGACCACCGGCCCGTGTACGAGGGCAAAGATGGCACTCTGGAGGACATCATTACAG TGCTCAAGAGCGTTCCCTTCACCGCCCGAACGGCCAAGCGAGGCTCGCGCTTCTTCTGCGACGCCAACCTCTACGACGAGTCCAACTGTTAG